In a single window of the Subtercola sp. PAMC28395 genome:
- a CDS encoding DUF262 domain-containing protein, with product MVTALPAALPTATNIDATAVNTIGWLSSPQTTIVVPVYQRQYRWDIGGCEKLLADIRAVSDSDDRHTHFIGSILCTASTASTGDSGDTDGDDSSELVLIDGQQRITTLMLLVAALHHTVLQGARAVAGTDAGADLDAGEAITAAAADDGRGGGGDGLAGQLEGVLVRGEGSRASGASRTKLRPHRAWAEVFESVVLGRRLPGDELRDSRFDDNYAFFRSQIRPDEVARIWRGLQKLEHVAITLGADANAQQIFESLNSTGEPLRDHELIHNYVLMGLSHAEQNEIENSFWLPIEQNTGEQIASFWRHYLVMTTGREVTVAGGRGVYDEFRQQFPRLDLEALRVHAAEWREYSSAYRVLLEPASAADAEIGQQLGFVNTFGRGMYPLVMRAYCDYERGTVTKAALIETLELVQSLLLRRTVVGVSNDRLVARLCRARAAGHAELVAAVARITPSNERVRVALKYSELPHAAYVLGRLAGARAAAAGADAAGAGTAGVGTAGLDAAPLDLEHIFPVAPADSWSGDGVREWADYSDDEQNSHRALSGTLGNLTLLERPLAERAADASFTEKQSVYAKSAVATTTELAEVDVWGTSAIAERTARLTDVFLKVWGRPTAAGIDDDDLTPILDAKRRRGWPRGWQREFEYVEYRGEHWEVYDVKYLFNRIFKRLWNDSHESVVAFSARRGGPIYDAQAWNGHWDQLDDSNFLYMGWDSRYMLTAVQGVLEEAGLAAEVFVKYSYLGAAMP from the coding sequence ATGGTCACTGCACTGCCCGCCGCACTTCCCACGGCCACGAACATCGATGCGACAGCGGTCAATACGATCGGCTGGCTGTCTTCCCCACAGACAACCATCGTCGTACCGGTCTACCAGCGCCAGTACCGCTGGGACATCGGCGGGTGCGAGAAGCTGCTGGCTGACATCCGGGCGGTGTCTGATTCGGATGATCGGCACACCCATTTCATCGGGTCCATCCTGTGCACCGCCAGCACCGCCAGCACCGGCGACAGTGGCGACACCGACGGCGACGACTCGTCCGAACTCGTGCTCATCGATGGGCAGCAGCGCATCACCACGCTGATGTTGCTCGTCGCGGCGCTGCACCACACGGTGCTGCAGGGTGCCAGGGCAGTGGCTGGCACGGATGCAGGCGCGGATCTCGACGCCGGGGAGGCCATCACTGCGGCGGCGGCCGACGATGGGCGTGGGGGCGGGGGCGACGGGCTCGCCGGACAGCTAGAGGGTGTACTGGTTCGCGGTGAGGGGAGCCGGGCATCCGGAGCGTCTCGAACGAAGTTGCGACCGCACAGGGCCTGGGCCGAGGTGTTCGAGAGTGTGGTGCTGGGGCGGCGCCTGCCGGGAGACGAGCTGCGCGATTCGCGGTTCGACGACAACTACGCGTTCTTTCGCAGCCAGATCCGGCCTGACGAAGTGGCGCGCATCTGGCGGGGCCTACAGAAGCTGGAGCACGTGGCCATCACGCTGGGGGCCGATGCGAATGCGCAGCAGATCTTCGAGAGCCTGAACTCCACGGGCGAGCCGCTGCGCGACCACGAACTGATCCACAACTACGTGCTGATGGGGCTCTCGCACGCGGAACAGAACGAGATAGAGAATTCGTTCTGGCTGCCGATCGAGCAGAACACCGGCGAGCAGATCGCGAGTTTCTGGCGGCACTACCTCGTCATGACGACGGGGCGCGAAGTGACGGTCGCCGGTGGGCGCGGCGTATACGACGAGTTCAGGCAGCAGTTCCCGCGGCTCGACCTCGAGGCGTTGCGCGTGCACGCGGCCGAGTGGCGGGAGTACTCGTCCGCGTACCGCGTGCTTCTCGAGCCGGCCTCGGCAGCCGACGCGGAGATCGGGCAGCAGCTCGGGTTCGTCAACACCTTCGGGCGCGGGATGTACCCGCTGGTCATGCGGGCCTACTGCGATTACGAGCGCGGAACTGTGACGAAGGCGGCACTCATCGAGACCCTGGAGCTGGTGCAGTCGCTGCTGCTGCGAAGGACCGTGGTGGGCGTGAGCAACGATCGCCTGGTGGCTCGGCTCTGCCGGGCGAGGGCCGCGGGGCACGCGGAGCTGGTCGCGGCGGTGGCGCGGATCACGCCGTCGAATGAGCGGGTGCGCGTGGCGCTGAAGTACTCGGAGCTGCCGCACGCCGCGTACGTGCTCGGGCGACTGGCCGGGGCGCGGGCGGCGGCGGCCGGTGCGGATGCTGCGGGTGCGGGCACTGCGGGCGTGGGCACTGCGGGTCTGGATGCTGCTCCGCTCGATCTCGAGCACATCTTCCCCGTGGCACCCGCCGACTCGTGGAGCGGCGACGGCGTTCGCGAATGGGCGGACTACAGCGACGACGAACAGAACAGCCACCGGGCACTCTCGGGCACTCTCGGCAACCTCACCCTGCTCGAGCGACCGCTGGCCGAGCGCGCAGCAGACGCCTCCTTCACAGAGAAGCAGTCCGTCTACGCGAAGAGCGCGGTGGCGACGACCACGGAGCTCGCCGAGGTCGACGTCTGGGGCACTTCCGCCATCGCCGAACGCACGGCCCGGCTCACCGATGTCTTCCTCAAGGTGTGGGGGCGACCGACCGCGGCTGGAATCGACGACGACGACCTCACGCCCATTCTCGATGCGAAGCGCCGTCGCGGCTGGCCCCGGGGCTGGCAGCGCGAATTCGAGTACGTCGAGTATCGCGGCGAACACTGGGAGGTCTACGACGTCAAGTACCTCTTCAACCGTATCTTCAAACGACTCTGGAACGACTCACACGAGAGCGTCGTCGCCTTCAGCGCCCGGCGCGGCGGGCCGATCTACGACGCGCAGGCGTGGAACGGCCACTGGGACCAGCTCGATGACTCGAACTTCCTCTACATGGGCTGGGACTCGCGATACATGTTGACGGCCGTGCAGGGCGTTCTCGAGGAGGCCGGTCTGGCCGCGGAGGTGTTCGTCAAGTACTCCTACCTCGGTGCTGCGATGCCGTAG
- the bsh gene encoding choloylglycine hydrolase has translation MCTAVRFSDGNGHAYLARNLDWTFGYGERVVVTPTGFSATSPFGAVASIRHAIIGMGIVEEGTPLYFDCGNDAGLAVAGLNFPGYAQYASEPVEGATNVAAFEFPLWVASQFSSVDDAEEALRNVVIVDRPINEKYPSSLLHWIIADATRAIVVEHTGDGLHVFDDDVDVLANQPGFAWHHENLRNYLNASPEFPEESVLGRARLTPFGSGLHMRGIPGDYYSPSRFVRAAYVNAHYPDKASEEENVSRAFHTLQQVAMVEGAAKMGSGEFEKTIYTGLFSSRTASYYWNSYDDPTLRSETLSDHQPGGTEVIVL, from the coding sequence ATGTGCACAGCGGTCAGATTCTCCGACGGAAACGGCCACGCGTACCTGGCGCGAAATCTCGACTGGACCTTCGGATACGGTGAACGAGTCGTCGTCACTCCCACCGGTTTCAGCGCCACGTCGCCGTTCGGTGCCGTGGCCAGCATCCGCCATGCCATCATCGGCATGGGCATCGTGGAGGAGGGCACGCCCTTGTACTTCGACTGCGGCAACGACGCCGGCCTCGCGGTCGCGGGGCTGAACTTCCCGGGATACGCCCAGTACGCGTCGGAGCCCGTCGAGGGCGCAACGAACGTCGCCGCGTTCGAGTTCCCGCTCTGGGTCGCCTCGCAGTTCAGCAGCGTCGACGACGCCGAGGAGGCGCTCAGAAACGTGGTGATCGTCGACCGGCCGATCAATGAGAAGTACCCGAGCTCCCTGTTGCACTGGATCATCGCCGACGCGACGCGGGCAATCGTCGTGGAGCACACGGGTGACGGCCTGCACGTCTTCGACGACGACGTCGACGTCCTGGCGAACCAACCCGGCTTCGCGTGGCACCACGAGAACCTGCGCAACTACCTCAATGCCTCGCCCGAATTCCCCGAGGAGAGCGTGCTGGGCCGAGCGCGCCTGACTCCGTTCGGCTCGGGGTTGCACATGCGCGGCATTCCCGGGGACTACTACTCGCCGTCGCGGTTTGTGCGCGCTGCCTACGTCAACGCGCACTACCCCGACAAGGCGAGCGAAGAGGAGAACGTGAGCCGCGCCTTCCACACCCTGCAGCAGGTGGCCATGGTCGAAGGGGCGGCGAAGATGGGCTCGGGCGAGTTCGAGAAGACCATCTACACGGGGCTCTTCTCGTCACGCACGGCGAGCTACTACTGGAACAGCTACGACGACCCCACGCTCCGCAGCGAGACGCTCTCTGACCACCAGCCCGGCGGCACTGAGGTGATCGTGCTGTGA
- a CDS encoding lytic transglycosylase domain-containing protein, which yields MAVLNTTVRRRLAQAFAVTAAIGLAGTVALPLANATTLGQAAPVQHAMSSGQTLVVQGTGVMLAERDDYQATDPAVLKAKKAAEAAAAAAAAAAAAAKTTAQVASSSTGYSVPAAATPNPGSAQAIAQQMLSDRGMGSDQFSCLVSLWARESGWRINAYNASSGAQGIPQALPGNKMAAFGSDWETNPATQIAWGLSYITGRYGTPCGAWAHSQSSGWY from the coding sequence ATGGCAGTGCTGAACACCACGGTGCGTCGACGCCTGGCACAGGCGTTCGCAGTGACCGCCGCGATCGGCCTCGCCGGTACCGTGGCGCTCCCCCTGGCGAACGCGACGACGCTCGGGCAGGCCGCACCGGTTCAGCACGCAATGTCGTCGGGGCAGACCCTCGTCGTGCAGGGAACGGGCGTCATGCTCGCCGAGCGCGACGACTACCAGGCCACCGACCCGGCTGTTCTCAAAGCCAAGAAGGCCGCCGAAGCTGCAGCCGCCGCTGCAGCAGCAGCCGCCGCCGCCGCGAAGACCACGGCCCAGGTCGCGTCATCCTCGACCGGCTACAGCGTTCCCGCCGCCGCGACGCCGAACCCCGGTTCTGCCCAGGCCATCGCCCAGCAGATGCTCTCTGACCGCGGCATGGGCAGCGACCAGTTCTCGTGCCTGGTCTCACTCTGGGCCCGCGAATCGGGCTGGCGTATCAACGCGTACAACGCCTCTTCTGGCGCGCAGGGTATTCCCCAGGCCCTCCCCGGCAACAAGATGGCTGCGTTCGGTTCCGATTGGGAGACCAACCCCGCCACCCAGATCGCCTGGGGCCTCAGCTACATCACGGGCCGCTACGGCACGCCGTGTGGGGCGTGGGCGCACAGCCAGAGCAGCGGCTGGTACTAA
- a CDS encoding META domain-containing protein, which produces MSALKPLAAATRAVTAGVTLGLTVVMVLALAACSSPVVVVPIPDAPQFTPASSSTLPGRWVVADTYSSPDQPYLAFEHDGTWKGSDGCNNAKGTWSMDSSGALTTTSGPVTRIYCDGAPLPLYLIDATSAKFDGTTLTLVGHKSEELVKLKRPSSTESPAPGGTQVVVGLWTSVENGRSRLVKLSMADDGTVAGNDGCNDFTSTWRFAEDGTVSFGTLAITGRTCEGVVTWLSGAASAVLDGTTMVIRSKYGGQLGTLTYHGAA; this is translated from the coding sequence TTGTCAGCGTTGAAGCCTCTCGCAGCCGCCACCCGTGCGGTCACGGCCGGTGTGACGCTCGGCCTGACCGTAGTGATGGTTCTGGCGCTGGCGGCCTGCTCCTCCCCTGTCGTGGTCGTTCCGATTCCGGATGCCCCGCAGTTCACTCCCGCATCGAGCAGCACTCTGCCCGGCCGATGGGTCGTGGCCGACACCTACAGCTCGCCCGACCAGCCGTACCTGGCGTTCGAGCACGACGGAACCTGGAAGGGCTCCGACGGCTGCAACAATGCCAAGGGCACCTGGTCGATGGACTCGAGCGGGGCGTTGACGACGACTTCTGGCCCCGTGACCCGCATCTACTGCGACGGCGCTCCGCTGCCTCTCTACCTGATCGACGCCACCTCGGCGAAGTTCGACGGCACGACGCTCACTCTCGTCGGCCACAAGAGCGAAGAACTCGTGAAGCTGAAGCGCCCCAGCAGTACCGAGAGCCCGGCACCTGGCGGAACGCAGGTCGTGGTGGGGCTCTGGACGAGCGTGGAGAACGGTCGATCCCGGCTGGTGAAGCTCAGCATGGCCGACGATGGCACGGTGGCTGGCAACGACGGGTGCAATGACTTCACCAGTACCTGGAGGTTCGCCGAAGACGGCACGGTGTCGTTCGGCACACTTGCCATCACGGGCCGCACGTGCGAGGGTGTTGTGACGTGGTTGAGCGGCGCAGCATCCGCCGTGCTCGACGGAACCACCATGGTGATCCGCTCGAAGTATGGCGGGCAGCTGGGCACCCTGACTTACCATGGCGCGGCGTAG
- a CDS encoding intradiol ring-cleavage dioxygenase: MHSPEPRKHSEHSEQGDSPEVETTVPVGEWRESDGTEIDEEDRGLVYDIRTLVNRRRALGLFGGIAATTLLAACSSTPSSASVANSATGTASATATSTPSASAAASATAEASGPLTEVPDETAGPYPGDGSNGANVLDDSGVVRSDIRSSFGSSTTTAAGVPLSIQLTVRDAATGNALTGAAVYLWHCNRDGNYSLYSQGVTNENYLRGVQEVDSSGTVTFTSIFPACYSGRWPHIHFEVYSDVATAIASGPIAKTSQIALPKEACDLVYATAGYEKSVSNLASTSLARDNVFGNDGGIYQIASMSGSVAAGHTAALTVGV; the protein is encoded by the coding sequence ATGCACTCCCCTGAGCCTCGCAAGCACAGCGAGCACAGCGAACAAGGCGATTCACCCGAGGTTGAGACGACCGTGCCGGTCGGAGAGTGGCGCGAATCCGACGGCACCGAGATCGACGAAGAAGACCGCGGGCTCGTCTACGACATCCGCACGCTCGTCAATCGACGGCGTGCACTGGGTCTGTTCGGGGGCATCGCGGCCACGACACTGCTCGCGGCCTGCTCGAGCACGCCGTCGAGTGCATCGGTAGCGAATTCGGCCACCGGAACGGCTTCGGCGACCGCAACAAGCACGCCCTCCGCGAGCGCCGCAGCCAGTGCTACAGCCGAGGCGAGTGGGCCGCTAACCGAGGTCCCCGACGAGACGGCGGGCCCGTACCCCGGCGACGGCTCGAACGGAGCGAACGTGCTCGACGACTCAGGCGTGGTGCGCAGCGACATCAGGTCGAGTTTCGGGTCGTCGACGACGACCGCCGCCGGGGTGCCGCTGAGCATCCAACTCACGGTGCGTGACGCCGCGACCGGAAACGCCCTCACCGGTGCCGCTGTGTACCTCTGGCACTGCAATCGCGACGGCAACTACTCGCTCTACAGCCAGGGTGTGACGAATGAGAACTATCTGCGCGGTGTGCAGGAGGTCGACAGCTCGGGAACGGTCACGTTCACGTCGATCTTCCCGGCGTGTTACTCGGGGCGGTGGCCGCATATCCACTTCGAGGTGTACAGCGATGTCGCCACGGCGATTGCATCTGGCCCGATCGCGAAGACTTCGCAGATCGCCCTGCCGAAGGAGGCGTGCGACCTGGTCTACGCCACTGCGGGGTATGAGAAGAGCGTGAGCAACCTCGCGTCGACGAGCCTCGCCCGAGACAACGTGTTCGGCAACGACGGCGGCATCTACCAGATCGCGAGCATGTCGGGCTCGGTGGCTGCGGGCCACACGGCGGCGCTCACCGTGGGCGTATAG
- a CDS encoding FadR/GntR family transcriptional regulator, producing the protein MAEQQFDPQPLERRDASGQIARQLRSAISTGVWAVGQRLPTEQELAELFDVARATAREALKILSATGLVTSARGSHGGTFVAIPDASLVAEQLSDSIQLWYRAGNVSLHDVDEARWVLEMQCVDLAARRRTDEDLAAISRPVEASRDLDMDIIEWLDLDLEFHTAVTRAARNQILELSMMSVHLMRPVTNTVFVELLDRQSVTDQHEAIYLAIAAGDPKKAQDAFQTHVSYLDDVRRKALADVDASEVIVSSLPAVRHSAGARPISGAN; encoded by the coding sequence GTGGCCGAGCAGCAATTCGACCCCCAGCCGCTCGAACGTCGCGACGCATCGGGCCAGATCGCTCGCCAGCTTCGAAGCGCCATCAGTACAGGCGTGTGGGCAGTCGGGCAGCGTCTTCCCACAGAGCAGGAACTCGCCGAGCTGTTCGACGTGGCTCGTGCGACCGCCCGGGAAGCGCTGAAGATCTTGTCAGCAACCGGCCTGGTGACCTCAGCGCGTGGAAGCCATGGAGGGACGTTCGTGGCCATCCCCGACGCCTCATTGGTCGCCGAGCAACTCAGCGACTCGATTCAGCTCTGGTATCGCGCCGGCAACGTCTCCCTTCACGACGTCGACGAGGCCCGCTGGGTTCTCGAGATGCAGTGCGTCGACCTAGCCGCGCGCCGACGAACGGATGAGGATCTCGCGGCGATCTCACGCCCGGTGGAGGCCTCGCGTGACCTCGATATGGACATCATCGAGTGGCTCGACCTCGACCTCGAATTCCACACCGCCGTCACCCGGGCTGCCCGAAACCAGATCCTCGAGCTTTCGATGATGTCGGTGCACCTCATGCGCCCGGTCACCAACACGGTCTTCGTCGAGCTCCTCGACCGCCAGTCGGTCACCGATCAGCACGAAGCGATCTATCTCGCAATCGCGGCCGGCGACCCGAAGAAGGCCCAGGACGCCTTCCAGACCCACGTGAGCTATCTCGACGACGTGCGACGGAAGGCCCTCGCCGACGTCGACGCGTCAGAGGTGATCGTGTCATCGCTCCCGGCCGTGCGTCACTCGGCGGGCGCTCGCCCCATCTCCGGAGCGAATTGA
- a CDS encoding sugar ABC transporter ATP-binding protein yields MTDQIVTPRTMTAEPLLEVSHLTKAYPGVKALTDVSFVTHAGEVHGLVGENGAGKSTLLKIIAGATRQDAGAVTICGTDIVGGDPHQASAAGSATIYQELTIVPDLSAVSNVFLGHLPHRFGVVDGRRARRTFAEVAQTVGLTAPAAARAGGLSTAAQQLLEIMRALVLGKRLVIMDEPTASLGPEDSQKLHTVIRNLRDTGHAIVYVSHDLDAVLEICDTVTVLREGVVVDSRPVAEWEKSSLIRGMLGGAALERVAPGHSTPPTGTALVQFSGLRAPGVHLDRLDLHAGEIVGLAGLVGSGRTRLLRSLAGAEHVDAGSVAVNGSARRWPGSPRKALSLGIALAPEDRKHQGLLLGQPAAWNVALGRFAVAAGRRAVRATRLSRWAAPASARVGFAPERLGALAGELSGGNQQKLVLARWLSRPIVCLLLDEPTRGIDIGAKAQIFETAREIVNEGRAVLWSSSDLEEVVQHSDRILVVAGGRVVAELPGGSTVHDVLEISYAHSTQPKGEV; encoded by the coding sequence GTGACCGACCAGATCGTGACACCACGAACCATGACGGCAGAGCCCCTGCTCGAAGTGAGTCACCTCACCAAGGCATACCCGGGGGTGAAGGCACTCACCGACGTGTCGTTCGTCACGCATGCCGGTGAGGTTCACGGTCTGGTCGGCGAGAACGGCGCAGGCAAGTCCACGCTGCTCAAGATCATCGCAGGAGCAACCAGGCAGGACGCCGGGGCAGTCACGATCTGCGGGACCGACATCGTCGGAGGCGACCCACACCAGGCCTCCGCGGCAGGTTCCGCGACCATCTACCAGGAGCTGACGATCGTGCCAGACCTCTCGGCGGTCTCGAACGTCTTTCTCGGCCATCTTCCGCATCGCTTCGGTGTGGTCGACGGCCGCCGCGCCAGGCGAACCTTCGCCGAGGTCGCCCAGACCGTTGGGCTGACGGCCCCCGCCGCAGCACGGGCCGGGGGCCTCTCGACGGCTGCCCAACAGTTGCTCGAGATCATGAGGGCGCTCGTTCTCGGCAAACGGCTTGTCATCATGGATGAGCCGACCGCCTCGCTGGGGCCTGAAGACAGCCAGAAGCTGCACACGGTCATCCGGAACCTGCGAGACACCGGGCACGCGATCGTCTACGTGTCGCACGACCTCGACGCAGTGCTGGAGATCTGCGACACGGTGACGGTGCTGCGCGAAGGTGTTGTCGTCGACTCGCGACCGGTTGCCGAGTGGGAGAAATCATCGCTGATTCGCGGGATGCTCGGGGGAGCCGCCCTCGAGCGTGTCGCGCCCGGGCATTCCACACCGCCGACGGGCACTGCGCTCGTTCAGTTCTCCGGACTTCGCGCTCCCGGCGTGCACCTCGATCGTCTCGACCTTCACGCCGGAGAGATCGTCGGGCTCGCGGGGCTGGTCGGTTCGGGTCGCACGAGATTGCTCCGTTCGCTCGCCGGTGCTGAACACGTCGACGCAGGATCGGTCGCCGTGAATGGGAGCGCCCGTCGGTGGCCCGGTTCGCCGCGCAAGGCGTTGTCGCTCGGAATCGCTCTGGCCCCAGAAGACCGCAAACACCAAGGTTTGCTGCTCGGCCAGCCAGCGGCCTGGAACGTCGCGCTCGGGCGATTCGCTGTCGCCGCGGGGCGCCGGGCCGTGCGTGCCACACGACTGTCACGGTGGGCCGCTCCGGCCAGCGCTCGGGTCGGTTTCGCGCCGGAACGGCTCGGCGCCCTGGCCGGCGAGTTGTCGGGAGGAAACCAGCAGAAGCTCGTTCTGGCTCGCTGGCTGAGCAGGCCGATCGTCTGCCTGTTGCTTGACGAGCCCACGAGAGGCATCGACATCGGCGCCAAAGCGCAGATCTTCGAGACCGCCCGTGAAATCGTCAACGAGGGCCGAGCCGTGCTCTGGTCCAGCAGCGATCTCGAAGAGGTCGTTCAGCACAGCGACCGCATTCTCGTTGTCGCCGGTGGGCGCGTGGTCGCCGAACTCCCCGGAGGTTCGACGGTGCACGACGTTCTAGAAATCTCCTATGCCCATTCCACCCAACCGAAAGGCGAGGTCTGA
- a CDS encoding MBL fold metallo-hydrolase → MKLTKLEHAALVLELDGSKLIVDPGVFTRPLADSVDGVDGLEKTVAIVLTHEHGDHWTPDQLSGILAKAPGIPIFAPSGVAQAVGPDFDVTIVNGGDEVTAGPFTLTFFGEKHAVIHSSIPVIDNVGVLVSSPLTASTLYYPGDSFTVPVGVDVDVLAVPVGAPWLKIAEVIDFVLEVKPRRSFATHEMVLSDAGKGMGGDRITWATEQNGGSFITLTPGDSVDL, encoded by the coding sequence CTGAAGCTCACGAAACTCGAGCACGCCGCTCTGGTGCTCGAGCTCGACGGCTCGAAACTGATCGTCGACCCCGGGGTCTTCACCCGGCCGCTCGCCGACTCGGTCGACGGGGTCGACGGGCTCGAGAAGACAGTCGCAATCGTGTTGACTCACGAGCACGGTGACCATTGGACGCCGGATCAGCTCAGCGGCATTCTCGCGAAGGCCCCGGGCATCCCGATCTTCGCGCCCTCGGGTGTCGCCCAGGCCGTCGGGCCCGACTTCGACGTCACGATCGTCAACGGCGGCGACGAGGTCACGGCCGGACCCTTCACTCTCACGTTCTTCGGAGAGAAGCACGCCGTCATCCACTCGAGCATTCCCGTGATCGACAACGTCGGCGTGCTCGTCAGCAGCCCGCTCACGGCGAGCACTCTCTATTACCCGGGTGACTCGTTCACCGTGCCCGTCGGCGTCGACGTCGACGTTCTCGCCGTTCCGGTCGGGGCGCCCTGGCTGAAGATCGCCGAGGTGATCGACTTCGTGCTCGAGGTGAAGCCACGTCGCAGTTTCGCGACGCACGAGATGGTGCTCTCCGACGCGGGCAAGGGCATGGGCGGCGACCGCATCACCTGGGCCACCGAGCAGAACGGCGGTTCGTTCATCACGCTGACTCCGGGCGATTCGGTCGACCTCTAG
- a CDS encoding sugar ABC transporter substrate-binding protein → MKSRRLALAGVAVAIALLATACSAPSNTPVSASPAQSAVANSDAMTATLGYISAGLPDMAGKKIAYIAECATENTFCQTRLAGAQDAAKKIGADLTLFNAGFDPAAQLPQVQDAIQRGFDGYVFSPVADSSGCAEFQLLKATGKPVVNINSPMCGNPDFTEGTAGFVAMQTESFFQEHIENAFASCTSACKAVAVGGFVGSDLYTRWETAITAAKAKYPNVTVVSDQPGSFDAATALTVVQDALSSNPDVSVVVSSWDDMTRGVEQAVVAAGKKPGTDVRIYSVGGTKNGVAEVAAGTWTSTSVLLPYEESYYGVVQLANALKTGSATTGFTYLAESPVVTDGPGSIFITTDNASKFTPEY, encoded by the coding sequence ATGAAATCCAGACGATTGGCCCTCGCGGGTGTTGCTGTAGCAATCGCCCTGCTGGCGACAGCCTGTAGCGCCCCCTCCAACACCCCGGTTTCGGCATCCCCGGCTCAGAGCGCGGTCGCCAACAGCGACGCGATGACCGCAACGCTCGGCTACATCTCGGCCGGTCTGCCTGACATGGCAGGCAAGAAGATCGCCTACATCGCCGAGTGCGCGACCGAGAACACCTTCTGCCAGACACGCCTGGCGGGCGCTCAAGATGCCGCGAAGAAGATCGGCGCTGACCTCACCCTCTTCAACGCAGGCTTCGACCCCGCCGCGCAGCTCCCGCAGGTGCAAGACGCAATCCAGCGAGGGTTCGACGGCTACGTCTTCTCGCCCGTCGCCGACTCCTCCGGCTGCGCCGAGTTCCAGTTGTTGAAAGCGACAGGCAAGCCGGTCGTCAACATCAACAGCCCGATGTGCGGCAACCCTGATTTCACCGAGGGAACCGCTGGTTTCGTGGCCATGCAGACCGAGTCGTTCTTCCAGGAGCACATCGAGAACGCATTCGCGTCGTGCACCTCGGCGTGCAAGGCGGTCGCCGTCGGCGGCTTCGTGGGCAGCGACCTCTACACGCGCTGGGAGACCGCAATCACCGCGGCGAAGGCCAAATACCCGAATGTCACCGTTGTCTCAGACCAGCCCGGCAGCTTCGACGCCGCGACCGCCCTCACGGTGGTTCAGGATGCCCTGAGCAGCAACCCCGATGTGAGCGTCGTCGTCTCCTCATGGGATGACATGACCCGCGGTGTCGAACAGGCCGTTGTCGCTGCAGGCAAGAAGCCCGGCACGGATGTTCGCATCTACAGTGTCGGCGGTACGAAGAATGGCGTGGCAGAAGTCGCAGCCGGCACCTGGACCTCCACCTCTGTTCTGCTGCCATACGAAGAGTCGTACTACGGGGTCGTGCAACTGGCGAATGCGCTGAAGACCGGTAGCGCCACCACTGGGTTCACATACCTCGCCGAGTCGCCCGTGGTGACCGACGGCCCCGGATCGATCTTCATCACGACAGACAACGCCTCGAAGTTCACCCCGGAGTACTAA
- a CDS encoding diacylglycerol kinase family protein has translation MTDSGAPQPQPATSLRLVVAINPSASFGRTAGVGAKVVAALRADGHTVEELIATDFETLKMAARAAVAEHPDALVVVGGDGMVSLGVNLVAETPTPLGIIPSGTGNDAALGLGIPFDLDKAIDALRSALRRPQRVIDLGRVTRLAEGVSDSLYFASALSAGFDALVNERANAMRRPRGASRYTIALLLELLRLRARSYDLIVDGAPRSVKSVLLAVSNNRSIGGGMLITPDALLDDGALDLLIVAPVSRLKFLRLFPRVFKGTHAGLPIVELSRVTSVRLDAPGIVAYADGERVGPLPVEVTIVPGALRVLA, from the coding sequence ATGACCGACTCCGGGGCACCGCAGCCCCAGCCCGCTACATCGCTGCGGCTCGTCGTGGCGATCAACCCCTCGGCGTCCTTCGGGCGCACCGCCGGGGTCGGCGCAAAGGTCGTGGCCGCCCTGCGCGCAGACGGCCACACGGTTGAAGAACTGATCGCGACCGACTTCGAGACGCTGAAGATGGCGGCGCGCGCGGCTGTGGCCGAGCATCCGGATGCCCTGGTCGTCGTCGGCGGCGACGGAATGGTGAGCCTCGGCGTCAACCTCGTGGCCGAGACGCCGACCCCGCTCGGAATCATCCCTTCGGGCACCGGCAACGACGCCGCCCTAGGCCTGGGCATTCCCTTCGATCTCGACAAAGCAATCGACGCTCTGAGGTCCGCGCTCCGACGCCCGCAGCGAGTGATCGACCTCGGCCGGGTCACGCGCCTGGCGGAGGGGGTCTCCGACTCCCTCTATTTCGCGTCGGCCCTCTCGGCCGGGTTCGACGCCCTCGTCAACGAGCGGGCGAACGCCATGCGGCGGCCGCGCGGGGCCTCCCGGTACACGATCGCGCTGCTGCTCGAATTGCTCCGCCTGCGCGCCCGCAGTTACGACCTCATCGTCGACGGCGCCCCACGCTCGGTGAAGTCGGTGCTGCTGGCGGTGTCGAACAACCGCTCGATCGGCGGCGGCATGCTGATCACTCCGGATGCCCTGCTCGACGACGGCGCCCTCGACCTGCTGATCGTGGCGCCCGTGTCGCGGCTGAAGTTTCTGCGCCTCTTTCCGCGCGTGTTCAAGGGCACGCACGCCGGCCTGCCCATTGTTGAGTTGAGCCGGGTGACGTCGGTGCGGCTGGATGCCCCCGGAATCGTGGCCTACGCCGACGGTGAGCGGGTCGGGCCGCTGCCCGTCGAGGTCACGATCGTGCCCGGTGCGCTGCGGGTGCTCGCGTAG